The window CGGTTGCTCGTAACTTTGCCCTCAATCTTTATCGCTCCAATGCGTTCTCCAATATGGCTCAGGCTCAACGCTTTTGTCAGTTCGGATTAGACACACTAAAGCTTCTATTTAGAATGAAATAGCCCTGGGGGACTTAGAATTTCAATTCCTTATACAAGATTTGGGATCTTTTGAGGCAACGATCTCAAAATAAATTCAATGAAGTTTTGTTAAAACTCGATCGCGCAGCCTGCTTCAGCCTTTTTTGAATAACCAGCTTAAAGAAGTGTGAAAATTCCTTTCCCTTAAGACTAGAAAAAGTGGAAAACTATGCGATCGCGGCTACAATAAAGTCATAGAGAAAAACCAATCATCGGTAAGGAGCAAGCAACTCATAGAACAAAGCGTTCGACAAGCTGAGGTTTGCTCTCACTCAATCAGGGAGTGGGAGAGAACAGGATGAAACTACCTAGAATTGAAGGAATAAATCGTCCTTAAGGTAATTTAAATCTGTAACACCTCTTACAAAAAAACGAGAAAATCGTTTGGCTTAATACTGGTTGGAAAAAGGTAAAAAAAGAAAGCGTTGGTGAATGGATATCTTTTGTTTTTGTGCGGATTTAATCTTGCACGATTTGTCCAATCGCTGTATTGAACGTCACAATTATTACCTTAACCAACGGAGTAATGACTCAAACCATACACAATGGAGTAGTGCGTATGAAGCTCTTAATCCAGGGCAATAATATTGTGGTAACTGAAGCAATCGATCGTTACGTGCGAGAGAAGCTAGAGAAAGCAGTTAAGCACTTTCAGAATATCACCACAACTGTTGACGTGCATTTGTCAGTGTCGAAGAACCCTCGGATCGCGAATAGTCATAGAGCAGAAGTGACGGTTCATGCCAATGGAACTGTGATTCGAGCGCAGGTTGGTAGCGAAGATTTATATGCGAGCATTGACCTCGTTGCCGATAAGATTGCCCGTCAGCTTCGCAAATATAAAGAACGACATCTCAACAAAACCCACGCGCAGCCTAAAACGAGCGAAGTTCTTGGGGAACGCCCCACAGTTGGCGATTTGATTGGAGATCGCGAACCCGAATTGCCCAAGGAAGTGATACGCATGAAGTATTTTGCCATGCCGCCGATGACGCTTGAAGAGGCAACGATGCAACTTCAATTAGTCGATCACGATTTCTACGTTTTCTGTAATAGCGAAACCAACGAAATCAATGTGGTGTATCACCGCAATCATGGCGGTTATGGGGTTATTTTGCCCCGCAATGGAAATGGCAACCATACCAATGGAAAAGCCGATCGCGGCAAGGTTAGCGCTCGCAGCGATGTGCCTTCCGCTTAAGTCTCAGGATTAATTGAGTTTAATGTATAAGGGACAGCGCGATCGCGTTGTCCTTTTTTGTGGGTTCAAATCCATCGCCGCACTTGGGTTTTGTATTGCACGTATGCTTCCCCAAGGGGAGTTTCATTATTTACCGTTTGAATCCAATACAAGCGATGCTCGTCCAGCGAGAGAGTACCACTCGAAAAGGATAGAAATCCAAGGGAGAGAGTCCTGCGCCGCGCGCTCGCACGTTGTCTCCCGCCAGCACATTCAAAAATTAGTCAACGAAATGCTCAAAGAAGGTACGATTGACGCGATCGAAAATCCCGCACACAAACGCTCGAAACTGCTACGCCTAACCCCTAAAGGCGAAGAAGTCTTCGCCGAATTAACCCATCGGATTGCGCACTTAGCAGAAAGCTTGGCAGATGAGATGGATATCGAACAGTTACAAACCACCCTCACCGTTCTCCAACATCTGCATCGTAAGGTTGGCGCAACCTTTAAGCAACTTGAAGATGAAGTAAGCTAGAGGCAACAATTTCAGACAATCCTAGCCAATCCCTCATCTGTTTGACCGAATTACAAAATACTATAAAAATTCTGTGTCCAAGAGCTGTTAAAGACTTACTTTAGCGTCAAACGTCACTTTCTCTCCCCGAATTTACTAAATCCTATTCTCTGTTCCAACGCTGTGGCACAATTTTAATTACACGCAGGCATTTGTCTGTCGAACTTAAAAAACTTTCCCTGCATGAGCGCACCTACTCCAGCCCTAGCAACGAAATACGACCCTTTTTCCACTGAAGCCAAATGGCAGCAATATTGGGAAGAAAATAAGGTTTTCCAAGCGAACCCCAATCCTAGCAGCGATCCCTACAGCATTGTTATTCCGCCGCCGAACGTGACGGGAAGCTTGCACATGGGACACGCCTTTGAGATTGCCCTCATCGACACCCTCGTGCGCTACCATCGAATGCTGGGCCGCGATACCCTCTGTTTGCCAGGAACCGACCACGCGAGCATTGCCGTTCACACCGTCCTCGAAAAGCAGCTTAAAGCAGAAGGCACCAATCGCTACGAAATCGGACGAGAGGCATTCCTCGAACGCGCTTGGAAGTGGCGAGGTGAATCCGGGGGAACCATCGTTAATCAACTGAAACGGATGGGACTCTCCGCCGATTGGTCGCGGGAACGCTTCACCCTCGACCCTCAATTGCGCGACGCGGTGGTCGAAGCCTTTGTTCGCCTCCACGACGAAGGACTGATTTATCGTGGCAATTACCTGGTGAATTGGTGTCCGGAATCCCAATCGGCAGTATCGGATTTGGAGGTTGAAAATAGGGAAGTTAAGGGGCATTTGTGGCATTTCCGCTACCCCCTCGCCGATGGAAATGGGTTTGTGGAAGTGGCGACAACGCGCCCAGAAACCATGTTGGGGGATACGGGAGTGGCAGTGAATCCCCAGGATGAGCGATATAAAGATTTAATCGGGAAAACCTTGATATTGCCCCTCATCGGGCGAGAAATCCCCATTTTTGCCGATGAGTTAGTGGATGCGGAATTCGGGACGGGATGCGTCAAAGTGACTCCCGCACACGACCCTAACGATTTTGAAATGGGACAACGCCACAATTTGCCTTTTATTAATATCCTGAATAAGGACGGCACGCTGAATGAAAATGCGGGAGAATTTGCCGGACAGGATCGATTTGTGGCGCGAGAGAATGTCGTTCGGCGGTTAGAGGAAGAAGGGTTATTGGTAAAAGTTAAAGATTACGATCATACCGTTCCCTACAGCGATCGCGGAAAAGTCCCCGTTGAACCCCTTCTTTCGACCCAATGGTTCGTAACCATCGCTCCCCTCTCCCAAAAAGCCCTAGAATGTCTCGATGGCTTGAACTCCCCTCGCTTTGTCCCCCCACGCTGGCAAAAGGTCTATCGCGATTGGTTGGTGCGCTTGCGGGATTGGTGCATCTCTCGCCAACTCTGGTGGGGACACCAAATTCCCGCCTGGTACGCCATCAGCGAAACCGACGGTCAAATCACCGACAGCACTCCTTTTGTGGTCGCTCACAATGAAGAAGAAGCTTGGGAAAAAGCTGTTTCGCAATTTGGGGAAAATGTCAAGCTAGAACAAGACCCCGACGTTCTCGATACTTGGTTTTCTTCTGGGTTATGGCCCTTCTCTACAATGGGTTGGCCCCAGGACACCGAAGACCTCAAAGCCTACTACCCCAACACGACGCTAGTTACGGGGTTTGACATCATTTTCTTCTGGGTGGCGCGGATGACCATGATGGCGGGCCATTTCACCGGAGAAATGCCGTTCAAGGACGTTTACATTCATGGCTTGGTGCGGGATGAAAATGGCAAGAAAATGTCAAAATCTTCCAATAATGGCATCGATCCCTTGATTCTGGTGAATAAGTACGGAACCGATGCGCTGCGCTACACCCTGATTCGGGAAGTCGCAGGAGCAGGTCAAGATATCAGCTTGCAGTACGATCGGAAAACCGATCAATCGGAGTCAGTCGAAGCGTCGCGCAATTTCGCCAATAAGCTGTGGAATGCAGCGCGATTCGTGTTGATGAATTTGGAGGGGAAAACTCCCGAACAATTGGGATATCCTCAGATCGAAGATTTGGAAATGTGCGATCGCTGGATTCTCTCGCGCTTCTATCGTACCGTCCAACAAACAAGGAATTACGTCGATACTTACGGATTGGGGGAAGCGGCAAAAGGACTTTACGATTTTATCTGGGGAGACTTCTGCGACTGGTATATTGAACTTGTCAAGCCTCGACTTCGGGAGGAAGCAAACTCAAAATCGCGCCAAGTTGCCCAGCAAACCCTTGCTTATGTATTAGAGGGGATTTTGAAGTTACTGCACCCCTTTATGCCGCATATTACGGAAGAAATATGGCACACGCTGACCCAAAAAACTGAGGAAGTTTTAACCTTACAATCCTATCCAGACGTTGATGAAATCCTCAAGGAGAACCAAATGAGCGAGTCAACCGACCCAGTAACTCCCGAACCGAATTTGGAACCCACTGTTGCAGCACAACCGGAATTTTCACCGGAAGCTGTTCCCGAAGAACCACAAGCGCCGGAAACTCCGGAACCAGAGTCCTCCGTTGAAGAAGGGGAGACTGCACCACCCCCTGCTTTTGGAGAGGAAGTTGTTGTGGAGGATACGATGGAACATCCTGTTACTTTGGAGGATGAAATCGCTGTAGAAGATACAGCAGAACAACCTAAAATCACCCCCTCCGGTATAGCAGACGCGATCGCGCAGTCGGAGGAAACCGAACCCGAAGAACTGGAAATAGATCCTCCTGTTGTCAAGGATGCGCTCTCAGAGGAATCTACCCCAGGACAACACGAGCAACCGGAAACACCAGAAAGTCCCTCTCCTGTCGGAGAAAGCGAAGTCGCGCAACCGGAAGAAATCCTACCTCCCGTTGCAGGAGAAACAGAAGACGAACCCTTTATTGCCAAGGAGTCCACCCCCATGTCCGAACCCGAACAACCCACTGTTGTACCCGCTGAAGAACCCCAAATAACAGTCGTTCCGCCTTCTAAGAGAACGGAATCTCAAATCACCCAAATTCTCGACCAAATCGCCAAATTCTTAGGGCGACTGCCTCAAGAATTGATTCACTTCTTCTCTCATTACAGCAGACCCCTAACCGTCGTTGGAGTAATCTTAGGAATTTTTATCCTAATCAGCGTCTTAGGGGCAACTCTGGATGCAATTCATAGCATTCCTTTATTTTCCCCGATTTTACAACTGATCGGCTTGATTTATATCATCTGGTTCATTATCCGCTACGTCTTTCAATCGAAAAATCGCAGCGAACTCACCGCAATCTTTGAGCAACTTAAAGAACAAGTCGTCGGGACAAGCGATCTTAAAAAAGGCGAATGACAACACAAACCTTAATCGATCCAAAATTAGAAGCGCAGTTCGAGTTGCTCATTGAGGCAATCCGCACTATCCGCAATTTGCGCGCGGAAGCGGAGGTCAAACCGGGAGTCAAAGTCCCCATTATTTTGCAGAGTGAAAGCGAACAAGAACGTCAAATCCTAGAAAGCGGGCAATCCTATATTCAAGACTTAGCCAAAGTCGAGGAATTGACCGTTACACCCAATCTCGAAGCAGAGTACAAGCAAGCTTTTGTGGGGGTTGTGGGGACGATACAAGTTCTCATGCCTTTAAGTGGGGTTGCCAATGTTGATGCCTTGCGTGCCAAACTCGAAAAAAAATTGGACAAACTCGAAGGAGAAATTGCATCTTTGAGCAATCGTTTGGGCAATCCTGGATTTACGAACAAAGCACCCGAAGCCGTCGTACAGGGTGCAAAAGATGCGTTAGCAGAAGCTCAGAAACAATCGGAAATTTTGCGCGATCGCGTGGAACGTTTAAAGTAACCTTATTGCCCCTTCTTTCGATCGCTGCCAATCCCCGAAAAGCTTATAGAGTAATGGAAACATCTCTCTGCCAAACCACTGCCTATGAGGTTCTAGAGGTTCCATAGCAGCCACTCGTCGCGCGATCGAGACAAGGGCAAAGATCGTCGAACTATCCACAGATGGTTAACAATCCTATGTTACACCTAGCCCAAGTGCAAAAAAACCAATCCTCAGACGGGATAGAACTACAATTATTAGCCACGCAAACTGCTAAAAATATCTGGGTTGTCGGTAATGGCAAAACTGTTGCCCTCACAGAACAGACCCTATCAGAGGCTTCTGTCTCAAGCAACAATCTGTTGGTGTTAGTAGACTTGGACGAAAATCATCAAATTCTCAACCTCCAAAATGTCACAAACTGGGTTTTAGAGTTAGTTAAAACCCTCTCCAATCCAGAAAATGCCAGCGACTTCTCCTTAGAGGAAGAAGAAGCCAGAATCGAGCAGTGGCGACAGGAATTGACCTCGCAAAGTCAAGATATTACGCGCCGAAATCTTGAAATTGAAACTCGTCGGGAGCAAATGCAAGAACTCGAAGCTTCGCTGCA of the Lusitaniella coriacea LEGE 07157 genome contains:
- a CDS encoding MarR family winged helix-turn-helix transcriptional regulator is translated as MYKGQRDRVVLFCGFKSIAALGFCIARMLPQGEFHYLPFESNTSDARPAREYHSKRIEIQGRESCAARSHVVSRQHIQKLVNEMLKEGTIDAIENPAHKRSKLLRLTPKGEEVFAELTHRIAHLAESLADEMDIEQLQTTLTVLQHLHRKVGATFKQLEDEVS
- the hpf gene encoding ribosome hibernation-promoting factor, HPF/YfiA family, which produces MKLLIQGNNIVVTEAIDRYVREKLEKAVKHFQNITTTVDVHLSVSKNPRIANSHRAEVTVHANGTVIRAQVGSEDLYASIDLVADKIARQLRKYKERHLNKTHAQPKTSEVLGERPTVGDLIGDREPELPKEVIRMKYFAMPPMTLEEATMQLQLVDHDFYVFCNSETNEINVVYHRNHGGYGVILPRNGNGNHTNGKADRGKVSARSDVPSA
- a CDS encoding valine--tRNA ligase; the protein is MSAPTPALATKYDPFSTEAKWQQYWEENKVFQANPNPSSDPYSIVIPPPNVTGSLHMGHAFEIALIDTLVRYHRMLGRDTLCLPGTDHASIAVHTVLEKQLKAEGTNRYEIGREAFLERAWKWRGESGGTIVNQLKRMGLSADWSRERFTLDPQLRDAVVEAFVRLHDEGLIYRGNYLVNWCPESQSAVSDLEVENREVKGHLWHFRYPLADGNGFVEVATTRPETMLGDTGVAVNPQDERYKDLIGKTLILPLIGREIPIFADELVDAEFGTGCVKVTPAHDPNDFEMGQRHNLPFINILNKDGTLNENAGEFAGQDRFVARENVVRRLEEEGLLVKVKDYDHTVPYSDRGKVPVEPLLSTQWFVTIAPLSQKALECLDGLNSPRFVPPRWQKVYRDWLVRLRDWCISRQLWWGHQIPAWYAISETDGQITDSTPFVVAHNEEEAWEKAVSQFGENVKLEQDPDVLDTWFSSGLWPFSTMGWPQDTEDLKAYYPNTTLVTGFDIIFFWVARMTMMAGHFTGEMPFKDVYIHGLVRDENGKKMSKSSNNGIDPLILVNKYGTDALRYTLIREVAGAGQDISLQYDRKTDQSESVEASRNFANKLWNAARFVLMNLEGKTPEQLGYPQIEDLEMCDRWILSRFYRTVQQTRNYVDTYGLGEAAKGLYDFIWGDFCDWYIELVKPRLREEANSKSRQVAQQTLAYVLEGILKLLHPFMPHITEEIWHTLTQKTEEVLTLQSYPDVDEILKENQMSESTDPVTPEPNLEPTVAAQPEFSPEAVPEEPQAPETPEPESSVEEGETAPPPAFGEEVVVEDTMEHPVTLEDEIAVEDTAEQPKITPSGIADAIAQSEETEPEELEIDPPVVKDALSEESTPGQHEQPETPESPSPVGESEVAQPEEILPPVAGETEDEPFIAKESTPMSEPEQPTVVPAEEPQITVVPPSKRTESQITQILDQIAKFLGRLPQELIHFFSHYSRPLTVVGVILGIFILISVLGATLDAIHSIPLFSPILQLIGLIYIIWFIIRYVFQSKNRSELTAIFEQLKEQVVGTSDLKKGE